A region of Pseudomonas sp. Marseille-Q3773 DNA encodes the following proteins:
- the mdoH gene encoding glucans biosynthesis glucosyltransferase MdoH yields MSNSSARPESLREYLAHLPLSDEQRAELASCASFSELHQRLAANPAASPAEAVQASVGPRLTVGSAAELEDAEMLGVDGSGRLCLKIAPPIKRTKVVPEPWRTNILIRMWRRMTGRTNAPQPPKRELPPARWRTVGSIRRYILLALMIGQTIVAGWYMKGILPYQGWSFVDFDEVVNQPLWDTVVQVWPYALQTSILVLFGILFCWVSAGFWTALMGFLELLTGRDKYKISGSSAGNEPIAPEARTALVMPICNEDVPRVFAGLRATFESVAASGNLDRFDFFVLSDTNDTDIAVAEQQAWLDVCRETKGFGRIFYRRRRRRVKRKSGNLDDFCRRWGGEYKYMVVLDADSVMSGECLSSLVRLMEANPDAGIIQTGPKASGMDTLYARLQQFATRVYGPLFTAGLHFWQLGESHYWGHNAIIRMKPFIEHCALAPLPGKGAFAGAILSHDFVEAALMRRAGWGVWIAYDLPGSYEELPPNLLDELKRDRRWCHGNLMNFRLFLVKGMHPVHRAVFLTGVMSYLSAPLWFLFLVLSTALLATNTLMEPQYFIEPYQLYPLWPQWHPEKAVALFSTTIVLLFLPKLLSVILIWAKGATEFGGRIKVTLSMLMEMLFSMLLAPVRMIFHTRFVLAAFLGWAATWNSPQRDDDSTPWSEAVRRHGPQTLLGIAWAALVAWLNPSFLWWLAPIVGSLVLSIPVSVISSRTRLGLAAKDEKLFLIPEEYATPQELLATDQYTHENRWHALHDGFVRAVVDPRQNALACAMATARHGQAAPIEALRAERVARAMEVGPKGLDLNTRLALLSDPVALSRLHEQVWAEHNAAWIDVWRASIKNDPHSPLLPLHPKNEGQPALVGA; encoded by the coding sequence ATGAGTAACTCAAGCGCAAGGCCGGAATCGCTGCGCGAGTATCTGGCCCACCTACCACTGAGCGACGAGCAACGGGCGGAACTCGCCAGCTGCGCGTCCTTCAGTGAGCTGCACCAACGCCTGGCGGCCAACCCGGCCGCCAGCCCTGCCGAGGCCGTGCAGGCCTCGGTGGGTCCGCGCCTGACCGTAGGCAGCGCCGCCGAGCTGGAAGACGCCGAAATGCTCGGCGTCGACGGCAGCGGCCGGCTGTGCCTGAAGATCGCCCCGCCGATCAAGCGCACCAAGGTCGTGCCCGAGCCATGGCGCACCAACATCCTGATCCGCATGTGGCGACGCATGACCGGCCGTACCAATGCACCACAGCCGCCCAAGCGCGAGCTGCCGCCGGCACGCTGGCGTACGGTCGGCTCGATCCGCCGTTACATCCTGCTGGCGCTGATGATCGGCCAGACCATCGTCGCCGGCTGGTACATGAAGGGCATCCTGCCTTACCAGGGCTGGTCGTTCGTGGACTTCGACGAAGTCGTCAACCAGCCGCTGTGGGACACCGTGGTACAGGTGTGGCCGTACGCCTTGCAGACCTCCATCCTGGTGCTTTTCGGCATCCTGTTCTGCTGGGTGTCGGCAGGTTTCTGGACCGCACTGATGGGCTTCCTCGAGTTGCTCACCGGGCGCGACAAATACAAGATTTCGGGGAGCAGTGCCGGTAATGAGCCGATTGCGCCCGAGGCGCGTACCGCGCTGGTGATGCCGATCTGCAACGAAGACGTCCCGCGGGTGTTTGCCGGCCTGCGCGCAACGTTCGAGTCGGTAGCCGCCAGCGGCAACCTCGATCGCTTCGACTTTTTCGTGCTCAGCGACACCAACGACACCGACATCGCCGTGGCCGAGCAACAGGCCTGGCTGGACGTGTGCCGCGAAACCAAAGGCTTCGGCCGCATCTTCTACCGTCGTCGCCGGCGCCGGGTGAAGCGCAAGAGCGGCAACCTCGACGACTTCTGCCGTCGTTGGGGTGGGGAGTACAAGTACATGGTCGTGCTCGACGCCGACAGCGTCATGAGCGGCGAATGCCTGAGCAGCCTGGTGCGCCTTATGGAGGCCAACCCGGACGCCGGTATCATCCAGACCGGGCCGAAGGCCTCGGGCATGGACACCCTGTATGCGCGCCTGCAGCAGTTCGCCACCCGCGTGTATGGCCCGCTGTTCACCGCCGGCCTGCACTTCTGGCAGCTGGGCGAGTCGCACTACTGGGGCCATAACGCGATCATCCGCATGAAGCCGTTCATCGAGCACTGCGCCCTGGCGCCGTTGCCGGGCAAGGGCGCGTTCGCCGGGGCGATCCTCTCCCACGACTTCGTCGAGGCCGCACTGATGCGCCGCGCCGGCTGGGGCGTGTGGATCGCCTACGACCTGCCGGGCAGCTATGAGGAATTGCCGCCGAACCTGCTCGACGAGCTAAAGCGCGACCGCCGCTGGTGCCATGGCAACTTGATGAACTTCCGCCTGTTCCTGGTCAAGGGCATGCACCCGGTGCACCGCGCGGTGTTCCTGACCGGGGTGATGTCGTACCTGTCGGCGCCGTTGTGGTTCCTGTTCCTGGTGCTGTCGACTGCGCTGCTGGCGACCAACACGTTGATGGAGCCGCAGTACTTCATCGAGCCGTACCAGCTCTACCCGCTGTGGCCGCAGTGGCACCCGGAGAAGGCCGTGGCGCTGTTCTCCACTACCATCGTGCTGTTGTTCCTGCCCAAGCTGCTCAGCGTCATCCTGATCTGGGCCAAGGGCGCGACCGAGTTCGGTGGACGGATCAAGGTCACCCTGTCGATGCTGATGGAAATGCTGTTCTCCATGTTGCTGGCGCCGGTGCGCATGATCTTCCACACCCGCTTCGTGCTGGCCGCGTTCCTCGGCTGGGCAGCGACCTGGAACTCGCCGCAGCGTGACGACGACTCCACGCCCTGGAGCGAAGCCGTGCGTCGCCACGGTCCGCAGACCCTGCTGGGTATTGCCTGGGCGGCGCTGGTGGCCTGGCTGAACCCTAGCTTCCTGTGGTGGTTGGCGCCGATCGTCGGTTCGCTGGTGCTGTCGATCCCGGTTTCGGTGATTTCCAGCCGCACCCGCCTGGGCCTGGCGGCCAAGGATGAGAAGCTGTTCCTCATCCCCGAGGAATACGCAACGCCGCAGGAGCTGCTGGCCACCGACCAGTACACCCACGAAAACCGCTGGCATGCCCTGCATGATGGCTTCGTACGCGCTGTGGTCGACCCACGGCAGAACGCCCTGGCTTGCGCCATGGCCACGGCCCGTCACGGCCAGGCGGCACCGATCGAGGCGCTGCGTGCCGAGCGTGTGGCCAGGGCGATGGAGGTCGGGCCAAAGGGGCTGGACCTCAACACCCGCCTGGCCCTGCTCAGCGACCCGGTGGCGTTGAGCCGCCTGCACGAGCAGGTGTGGGCCGAGCACAACGCGGCATGGATCGATGTGTGGCGTGCGTCGATAAAGAACGACCCGCATTCGCCGCTGTTGCCGCTGCATCCGAAGAATGAAGGCCAGCCGGCACTCGTCGGCGCCTGA
- a CDS encoding glucan biosynthesis protein G, whose product MIVSPQKASRIPGVRLRKALMAGVAVVGLMSAGQLWAFNLDDVAAKAKDLAGQKYEAPKSNLPAVFRDMKFADYQKIHFLQEKAEWAKDKTPFKLSFYHQGMHFDTPVKINQVTATKVEEIKYDPSRFEFGDVPHDPETTKNLGYAGFRVLYPINKADKQDEIMTLLGASYFRVVGKGHVYGLSARGLAIDTALPSGEEFPRFTEFWVEKPKPADKHLVIYALLDSPRSTGAYKLTLRPGNDTVVDVQSRVFLRDHVSRLGIAPLTSMYLFGPNQPSKVLNYRPALHDSEGLSIHAGNGEWLWRPLNNPKHLAVSNFSVENPRGFGLMQRQRAFSDYEDLDDNYQKRPSAWIEPKGDWGKGTVDLVEIPTADETNDNIVAFWSPEKLPEPGKPFEYAYRLHWTIDEPKFQAPELGWVKQTLRSTGDVKQSNLIRQPDGSVAFLVDFAGPTLAALPEDTAVRSQISVGDNAEVVENNLRYNPETKGWRLTLRLKVKEANKSTEMRAALVRDVPVETAKPAADAKQDKAATKHAKADKAAKAEQPAADAAPTNGTPATTEKVLTETWSYQLPADE is encoded by the coding sequence GTGATTGTTAGTCCCCAAAAAGCATCAAGAATCCCCGGTGTTCGGTTACGCAAGGCCTTGATGGCCGGCGTGGCAGTGGTCGGCCTGATGAGCGCGGGCCAGCTGTGGGCATTCAATCTTGACGATGTTGCAGCCAAGGCAAAGGATCTGGCCGGCCAGAAGTACGAAGCACCGAAAAGCAACCTGCCGGCGGTGTTCCGCGACATGAAGTTCGCGGACTACCAGAAGATCCACTTCCTGCAGGAAAAGGCCGAATGGGCCAAGGACAAGACCCCGTTCAAACTGTCGTTCTATCACCAGGGCATGCATTTCGACACGCCGGTGAAGATCAACCAGGTCACCGCCACCAAGGTCGAGGAAATCAAGTACGACCCGAGCCGCTTCGAGTTCGGTGACGTGCCGCACGACCCGGAAACCACAAAGAACCTGGGTTACGCCGGTTTCCGCGTGCTGTACCCGATCAACAAGGCTGACAAGCAGGACGAGATCATGACCCTGCTTGGCGCCAGCTATTTCCGTGTAGTCGGCAAGGGCCACGTGTATGGCCTCTCGGCCCGTGGCCTGGCCATCGACACGGCGCTGCCGTCGGGTGAGGAGTTCCCGCGCTTCACCGAGTTCTGGGTCGAGAAGCCCAAGCCGGCCGACAAGCACCTGGTGATCTACGCACTGCTGGACTCGCCACGTTCCACTGGCGCCTACAAGCTGACCCTGCGTCCGGGCAACGACACGGTAGTCGACGTGCAGTCCCGCGTTTTCCTGCGTGATCACGTCAGCCGCCTGGGCATCGCCCCGTTGACCAGCATGTACCTGTTCGGCCCCAACCAGCCGTCCAAGGTCCTCAACTATCGCCCGGCCCTGCATGACTCCGAAGGCCTGTCGATCCATGCGGGTAACGGCGAGTGGCTGTGGCGTCCGCTGAACAACCCGAAACACCTGGCCGTCAGCAACTTCAGTGTCGAGAACCCGCGCGGCTTTGGCCTGATGCAGCGTCAGCGCGCCTTCAGTGACTACGAAGACCTCGATGACAACTACCAGAAGCGCCCGAGCGCCTGGATCGAGCCGAAGGGTGATTGGGGCAAGGGCACCGTCGACCTGGTCGAAATCCCGACTGCCGACGAGACCAACGACAACATCGTAGCGTTCTGGAGCCCGGAAAAGCTGCCCGAGCCAGGCAAGCCGTTCGAGTATGCCTACCGCTTGCACTGGACCATCGACGAGCCGAAGTTCCAGGCGCCTGAGCTGGGCTGGGTCAAGCAGACCCTGCGCTCTACCGGTGACGTCAAGCAATCCAACCTGATCCGCCAGCCTGACGGCAGCGTGGCCTTCCTGGTCGACTTCGCCGGCCCGACGCTGGCGGCCTTGCCGGAAGACACCGCGGTGCGCAGCCAGATCAGCGTCGGCGACAACGCCGAGGTGGTCGAGAACAACTTGCGCTATAACCCTGAGACCAAGGGCTGGCGCCTGACCCTGCGTCTGAAGGTCAAGGAAGCCAACAAATCGACCGAAATGCGTGCCGCGCTGGTGCGTGACGTGCCGGTCGAGACCGCCAAGCCTGCCGCGGATGCCAAGCAGGACAAGGCTGCAACCAAGCATGCCAAGGCCGACAAAGCCGCCAAGGCCGAACAACCTGCCGCCGATGCGGCACCCACCAACGGGACCCCGGCCACCACCGAGAAGGTGCTGACCGAGACCTGGAGCTATCAGTTGCCTGCCGATGAGTAA
- the dtd gene encoding D-aminoacyl-tRNA deacylase, giving the protein MKGLLQRVRGARVEVAGEVVGAIDQGLLVLVAVEPEDSREKADKLLHKLLNYRVFSDEQGKMNLSLKDVGAGLLLVSQFTLAADTRNGMRPSFSTAAPPALGAELFDYLLQQAKALHGDVASGQFGADMQVHLVNDGPVTFMLQI; this is encoded by the coding sequence ATGAAGGGCCTGCTGCAGCGTGTGCGTGGCGCGCGGGTCGAAGTGGCCGGGGAAGTCGTCGGCGCCATCGACCAGGGGTTGCTGGTGCTGGTGGCGGTCGAGCCTGAAGATTCACGAGAAAAGGCCGACAAGCTGTTGCACAAACTGTTGAACTACCGCGTGTTCAGCGACGAGCAGGGCAAGATGAACCTGTCGCTGAAGGATGTTGGCGCTGGGCTGTTGCTGGTTTCCCAGTTCACCCTGGCAGCAGACACCCGCAATGGCATGCGCCCGAGCTTCTCGACGGCGGCACCACCGGCCCTTGGTGCCGAGTTGTTCGACTATCTTCTGCAGCAGGCGAAGGCCCTGCATGGTGACGTCGCGAGTGGGCAATTCGGCGCGGATATGCAGGTGCACCTGGTCAATGATGGCCCCGTAACATTTATGTTACAAATATGA
- the pip gene encoding prolyl aminopeptidase, producing MQTLYPQIKPYARHDLAVEAPHVLYVDESGSPEGLPVVFIHGGPGAGCDAQSRCYFDPTLYRIITFDQRGCGRSTPHASLENNTTWHLVEDLERIREHLGIDKWVLFGGSWGSTLALAYAQTHPERVHGLILRGIFLCRPQEIHWFYQEGASRLFPDYWQDYIAPIPPEERGDLVAAFHKRLTGNDQIAQMHAAKAWSTWEGRTATLRPNPLVVDRFSEPQRALSIARIECHYFMNNAFLEPDQLIRDLPKIAHLPAVIVHGRYDVICPLDNAWALHQAWPNSELKVIRDAGHAASEPGITDALVRAADQMARRLLDLPLEEA from the coding sequence ATGCAGACCCTGTACCCGCAGATCAAACCCTACGCCCGGCACGATCTGGCCGTGGAAGCGCCGCATGTGCTGTATGTCGACGAAAGCGGCTCGCCAGAAGGTCTGCCGGTGGTGTTCATCCACGGTGGCCCGGGGGCTGGCTGCGACGCCCAGAGCCGCTGCTACTTCGACCCCACGCTGTACCGCATCATCACCTTCGACCAGCGCGGCTGCGGCCGCTCCACGCCGCACGCGAGCCTGGAGAACAACACTACCTGGCATCTGGTGGAAGACCTGGAGCGTATCCGCGAGCACCTCGGGATAGACAAATGGGTGCTGTTCGGCGGCTCGTGGGGTTCTACCCTGGCCCTGGCCTACGCCCAGACGCACCCCGAGCGGGTACATGGCCTGATCCTGCGTGGCATCTTCCTGTGCCGGCCGCAGGAGATTCACTGGTTCTACCAGGAGGGCGCCAGCCGGCTGTTCCCCGACTACTGGCAGGACTATATCGCGCCAATCCCGCCGGAAGAGCGCGGCGACCTGGTTGCGGCCTTCCACAAGCGCCTGACCGGCAACGACCAGATCGCCCAGATGCACGCCGCCAAGGCCTGGTCCACCTGGGAAGGCCGCACTGCCACCCTGCGCCCCAATCCGCTGGTCGTCGACCGCTTCTCCGAGCCGCAACGCGCCTTGTCGATCGCCCGCATCGAGTGCCACTACTTCATGAACAACGCGTTCCTCGAGCCGGACCAGCTGATCCGCGACCTGCCGAAGATCGCCCACCTGCCGGCAGTGATCGTGCATGGCCGTTACGACGTGATCTGCCCGCTGGACAACGCGTGGGCATTGCACCAGGCCTGGCCGAACAGTGAGCTGAAGGTGATCCGCGACGCCGGCCACGCGGCTTCCGAGCCTGGTATCACCGATGCCCTGGTGCGTGCTGCGGACCAGATGGCTCGGCGCTTGCTCGACCTGCCTCTGGAAGAAGCATGA